ccccagtGCGTCTTTcgttcttctgtctctctcccccttcatcTTCCCCACACTTCAAGGTCGTCCTCGATCCTTCCTGTTCACACTCCCTgcctcctcaccctctctcctcttctttcatgttgaatttaaaaatatgaacaaaagaaCGAGGAAGTAAGGAAATGTTAGATGAATTGATAAACaacttgataaataaatagataagtaactACCATCAACATGAATGTAACTACAACAGAGAAATTAATAGGTGTATGAttcagtgtgagagagagagagagagagagagagagagagagagagagagagagagagcgtgtgggtGTTTAGGTAAGTAATGATTGTGTAGTGGTTCCGTGAAGTTATTACAATTCAAAGGATTGTCAGAAAAGTTGTGTGATTTGTGCAATGGGATATTTCTTTGCTTAAttattaggtctctctctctctctctctctctctctctctctctctctctctctctctgagatgaAATAAACGAATTCAAAATGTACTTTAAGAATGCTGGTCGTGAtaagtacaataataataataataatagtataataataataataataataataataataataataataataataacaacaacaacaaccataataacaataataatagtaatagcaataatgataatgattaaaaaaaaataatagtaatattaccAGAAATTAATGTCAATGCGTATACATGTACGTATTTCCACATAAATCATTAAAATACTATTTTTTCCTCGAACTGTAGTAATACCTGTAACAGCTTAAACAACATTCGTATCATATCTCTGGTGATAAACAACCTAATGTATATCCTGTCCCTCAGTCTGTCTGGTCACGTGCAGGCTGGATTGACCACAGCAACACTTCAGTCTTCTAATTTGCAGAGTAATCCTGACAGTCAAACACCGCTGCTCCTTACCCGCCACTGGACTGACAGTAATTACTTTTCAGCAGAGATAGAATGAGCATATTATTTTGGTTGGACAGCTTGCGTTATTCTTTGTAGGCATAAGTGAGCAGAGAAACAAGCAGACCGAGGCAGAGATGGAAGGGTTGCATACAGAGGGATGGTTGAGTGGGGAGGAAGTATAGAGGACAGAGGAACAACGACTCAATATGAACTTATGCTCTGCTGACGAAAAATACTAGTTatattcaagtgtttttttttatatatatctttattcttttatgtaggAGTGGAACcgaccaaaggcaacaaaaattgcgattaaaagaaaggcccactgaggtgccggtccctgAACAGGGTCAAGACAGTATGGGAACAGGGTCAAATGTACGAGACgaatgccttgaaacctcctccTTGAACGagttcaagtcgtaggaaggtggaaatgtagaaacaggcagggagtgcCATAGTTTACCAGAaataggaatgaatgattgggaATACTTGTTAATTCttacattagggaggtggacagattaGGGATGAGAGATAGAAGATTCTCGTGTGGCAATGCCCCGGGAGGTGGTGACGGGTGAGTCATGCGTTTAGCGTGAtgcaagagatacaacattgcaacggtgagaaagaggttgaggaCAGTTAATCAGAGGAGAGGACTTGATAAGGCGAAAAAATCTTTTCATTCCACTCTAAAAGCGCTGTATGCGTGGAACTCCTGTTTACATATGaagcatactccatacatgggccaTGTACAGAGTTAACACTGGGGGGTTGAGAAAAACTGGAAGGGACGACTCAGAACTCCTATACTGGTCCGTTTCCAGGatgtaaaggaggaaataatgacCTAATACACGCGTATTCCTTTCCCATAGAAAATGAATGACATGTTCTTATCCATTCTGATTTTTGGTTTCcgttacttggtacatgaactAAACTTTACTTGACGGGTTGGGGACCTTTTCGTGTTTGAAAGGAACACCACTGGGAGCAGTCGGTGGaaggtttatttattattattattattatattttttttaagtttcacaTTTTCTTGCTGAAATAAAAACGATTAAAACCAAAAATTTTTGATTAAAACAATACATCTAAGTTTgggtgaaaatataaataaaacctaAATAGTATTTCCTGATctgtaatagtaaaaataattgataatatAAACTCAGAAATTATACAAATCCTTATCAGTGAAGAACACCTGCCGCCGCTAACATGACAATGATGATAGcaactaaaataaaagaaaaataaggaatgcaCCCTTAAAATCGTGTCAAGGTAGATACTGAAATTTATCTGCAGCTTACCTCAGCTTGTCTGGCAGGTGTTCCTAAGACACCCGAGGACAAAAAATCTActgtccttttatttttttcattggtcATGAAGGATAAGATAAtctaattgataaaaaaaaacgacaagtCGAATTACGAAAACTAATACGTCATATCTCTAAATTGTCATAAAATAATCACTTTAAACAGATAAGActacatcctgtgtgtgtgtgtgtgtgtgtgtgtgtgtgtgtgtgtgtgtgtgtgtctcacctATAACAGTGTAGTTGGCGATAGATATTAGTCCTCAGCGGCCCGTCAGCCAACATCGCCGCCTGTACGATAAACAGAGAAGGACTAAACGGAACAGGTCCCGCGCCCTTCCACGGAGATATCGCGGAGGCGGTGGGCGTCAAGCTGACTTTTGGGATTCCAGGGGAGTCATCCAAGGCAGCGCGGGAGCGGGAAGCGTCGGGTGACCAGAAGTTGCCTATCGATAAAACGGCCTTAAGAGGTGAGGTGTCCGGCAAGGTTGCCATCTCCTGCTCTATGAATGCCTTGAATGATGGACTGGTTGGGGGAGTTTTTGGGGTGCTATTGGTGGCTCTGGTCTTGGTAGGGGTGTGTGACTTTTTTGGGGTGGTGGTAGGAGAGTTGAGAACGACCAGGGTGTTGGTAGGGGTGCGAAAGATGACCGGGGTGGTTGCTGGGGATTTCGTTGGGGTATTTGGCGAGGTGTTGCTGCTGGATGCAGTACTTTTAGGGGTGCTGCAAGTCTTTACGGAATCCCAAGGTACTCCCCACATAGGATCTCTGTCGAACAGCAGTACTCTTCTTGCCATCACCCCACGCAACCTACTCTCTCTTCTGGCGCCATGTGTCTGCCTCTCTGGATGGGCTTGTCTGGCAGGTACTGGCGTACGTGGATTGGTAGGAACCGATATTCTAATAATCCTTCGCATCTCGTCTTCTTTCCGTTTCTTATTGTCACTTCTACGTTCCCAGCTTCCTCCCAAGATGTCTACGGATGTATCCTTCTCCAAGCCGCGCTGCAGGGGTTTGGAACGCACGGTGATGCAACGTATAAATTCCCTCTCAAGGTTAGAAGCACACTGAGAGGAAGGACGTCGCCGGTTCACTGATCCCTCCATCTAGcgacaggaaaggaaattaacTGAAGCTTCGAATTCCTAAGTTACGACTATAACACAAAGTCAACATGATCTTACAGTGAAGATTTATTATATATAAGAACTGCAGATCACTTATCAATTGTCTGTGAAATGGAGACATgtaaaagaaactgaaagaaataatataggAGACGAGATTAGCTTACGAGACTTCGAAACGTTTGAATGAGACGCTTACGAAACCTTAATGTTAGAAGCtagataaaaacacaagaatgaTTAAAACGCAActaccaaaagaaaaagaaaaagggatagCAGAtatgatagaagagaaagagaagaaagaaaaattttaaagagagagagagagagagagagagagagagagagagcaataacctACCTGGGACAGACGACATAAGGGTGTGCGGGTGGGGTGATAATTCCGATGTTTACGGTGACGAGATAGGAGTGAGGGAGACGCGAGGCCACGGCACCGGGCAACCACCAGCTGTCCGTCTACTTCCTCCAACACGCAGCCTCGTTTCCAGCCACGTTTGCTATAGAGCCTTTCCACCCGCTGCCACATGACGACTTCTGgaatggtggaggtagtggcggtggtaggggtggtaatggtggtagtccTGGCGGTGTCATTAGAATTCACAAGGCAATAATGATTATCTTCATCACCATAATCATGATCATATTGTACATTATGCTGACTATGAAGATTGTGAGTTAAATAGTTTATGTCATCGCtattactgtttctactactactactactactactactactactagtattaccatttttttactactactactactactactactactactactactactactactactactactagtattaccatttttactactactagtactactactactactactactactatgtactgccattactactactactactactactatttttatcactactgttactaattttactaatactattactatttataccactactactactactactactactactactactactactactattactactactactactactactactactactactactactactactactactactactactatcatagtACCTTTACGCGGTATGGAAAACAAAAGGCTCCCGACGATGAAGATTCTGTAGAAGATaatcacggaggaggaggaggaggaataatcaAGGGGTCAATAGTTGTTGTGCGATctgttgaaggagagagagagagagagagagagagagagagagagagagagagagagagagagagagagtatatacgaAGGCAATCTCATTCTAACAATAGCAAAGTATCATTGTTTgatcttattcctctttttcttcactatttcctgcaagaagaggatggatggagaagCCTGACTCACGGTGGACAGGGAGAGCTGGTCAGGCTGCTCTGGTTATGAAGATACAGAAAATtttgataagaggaggaaaaaaaaatccgagAAAGGTGACGAGCTAGGCTATCACTCGCTCCTCCGTTTGAAAGTTTGAAATGCCGCCAGTGTGCAttcgagataatttttttttatctatttattattttttttcacttatctcTATCCActgactttattttcttattgaagTAACTACCATACTTACTGATTACTTAGTACTCTCCTAAATATTTCAGAGACAGTAaattatgaaaatgaataaatataattgtaaaaaaaaaagataataatgatgataataataataataacaataatattaatgatgatgatgatgatgataatgatgatgataatggtgataatgatgatgatgatgataataataataataataataataataataataatagttataacaaAATCATAATGAGGCAAGAATCACAAGTTCAAACGTAGAAATTCTTATAAAAAGTGAAACATCCCCATCTATTTCCATCTGTTATCCTCGTCCATAAAAGTTCCTTCATCAATTTCTTTAAAGCTTCCTAATAACTCAGCACTAATAACCTGAGTACTGATTCAGAGATTCTATTCCATTAATCTATTACTTATTCTATTTCAAAACCAaccccttcccatctctctttttGACACTGAATTACCTACATACTCTTGTTCTACCTTAAGTACTAATCCTAACAATTTTAATCGTCGCCTTTGTCAAATTTAAAATATATAGTACCACTTAAAAATATCCTTTTAATTTTGCTGACGTTAcccttgttttaatttttcttatctatttatttataccatgtaggcttttcacgggaatttctgggctaaagaggatacttttttgtggtacctcctatctcaaagccgaCCCActgggaaaccgttgccccgagtgaggaagcccaatctacactcggaccgtggacaggattcgaacccgtgcgcttggagacccctcggaccccaaagcatgcatggttccccTGAAGACCTcctaaacaagaaacaaaccaatgaaacaaataacacatctcttcttttttttatgtctttagttcatctcatttttttttttttaatgtacaaCTTATAAATAAATCATATGAGAAATGTACAACCGGtacaaaatatattaaatttACACTAATTCATGCAACAAGAACGATTATAATACCTCGCTTAGCACCTCAGGGGAActgggggtggagagagagagagagagagagagagagagagagagagagagagagagagagagagagagagagagagagagagagagagagagagttgagagagacctggagagagagagagagagagagagagagagagagagagagagagagagagagagagagagaggagtaacaacagaaaggagaagagggagttaCTGAGCCATACCTCCCCCTACCCCTTTTCttccgcctccctctctcttccctccctccccctcccttcaccttcacctttcaTGAATACATATTGAAAAATTCCATACATTGTTTTGACAATAATACTTTTGTTATAGTACTACActgtatatttcatttttcccctttcttccaaatttacgtaaaaaaatgaaattatattttttccctcctattcacgcatttatacattatatatatatatatatatatatatatatatatatatatatatatatatatatatatatatatatatatatatatatatatacacaatgataataataatagaaataataataataataataataataataataataataataataataataataataataataataataataataatgatgataataataatagtaataaagataaagataaggataatgataataagaatgataataataacaatgacaacaacaacaataataataataataataataataataataataataataataataataacaaaaatatataaataaaaatcacagttggtaactctctctctctctctctctctctctctctctctctctcttaatccctaATCCTTTTCAGATCACTTCTAAGGAGGATCAAACCCTAAGATAAGGCACTTGAAGGGAATAAGAGGTATGAgaaaggatcaggaggaggaaaagaactatagaaagaggcggaggaggaagaggaagaggaggaggaggaagaggaggaggaggaggaggaatacatacatatatcaagGTCTCTTCTTCACCATACATCACACAACGATTTTTGTTCATATGTAAGTTATACAAGAGAAATTATTCATATTGTTCATCtactttatacattttttttcatacagaTATACAGTTACTGGAACACTGACGTTGTTTTATTGTATATTggatggggagaaaggggaaggttgtttattatcattatcattattattattattttttaggaaacaaataaaaaaaaaacggaaaaatagtggtggtgatggaggttgaGTATATGTATAAAGGAAAGTTGTattattatgtatatttatgtatctttttataTTAAAGAGTTGGTTATGTATAGATTTTCTttacaagttatttttttttctctctctctctctctctctctctctctctctctctctctctctctctctctctctctcagcaccattattctcattatcat
This genomic interval from Portunus trituberculatus isolate SZX2019 chromosome 10, ASM1759143v1, whole genome shotgun sequence contains the following:
- the LOC123501894 gene encoding ras guanine nucleotide exchange factor R-like, yielding MWQRVERLYSKRGWKRGCVLEEVDGQLVVARCRGLASPSLLSRHRKHRNYHPTRTPLCRLSQMEGSVNRRRPSSQCASNLEREFIRCITVRSKPLQRGLEKDTSVDILGGSWERRSDNKKRKEDEMRRIIRISVPTNPRTPVPARQAHPERQTHGARRESRLRGVMARRVLLFDRDPMWGVPWDSVKTCSTPKSTASSSNTSPNTPTKSPATTPVIFRTPTNTLVVLNSPTTTPKKSHTPTKTRATNSTPKTPPTSPSFKAFIEQEMATLPDTSPLKAVLSIGNFWSPDASRSRAALDDSPGIPKVSLTPTASAISPWKGAGPVPFSPSLFIVQAAMLADGPLRTNIYRQLHCYR